TTGCTGAAATGCCTATGAATCTTCAGGTTAAACTTCTTAGAGTACTTCAGGAAAAGGAAGTAATACGTCTAGGAGGAGATAGTTTAATAAATGTAGATTTTAGATTAATAGCAGCTACAAATAAGAATTTAAAAGAAATGGTTAATGAAGGAAAATTTAGAGAAGATTTATATTATCGGCTAAATGTTTTGCCTTTAAAAATACCTCCATTAAGAAATAGAAAAGAAGATATATTGTTTTTATTTGAAGAAACAAAAAAACAATTTAATGGTGACTTTATATTGACAGAAAAAGCGGAGGAACTGTTATTAATACATAATTGGGATGGCAATGTAAGAGAGTTAGTAAACTGTGTGGAATATCTTGTTAATTTAGGTTCAAAGATTATAGATGCAGAAGATTTGCCTTTTATTGAGTATGAAAATAGTATAAATAATAAAATGGATACTAAAATGCAAAAAAATATTGTAATAGAATTTTTAGAAACTGCTGGTGACGATCTAAAGAAATATATTTTTGTATTAGAAGAATTGAAAAAAGCTTATATTAGCAATAAAAGATTAGGAAGAAGAAGTATTCATGAAATAGCAAAAATAAACGGAATTTTTTTAAGTGAACAAGAGGTAAGAAGAATATTAATAGAATTAGAAGAATTAGAAATGGTAAAAATAAATAAAGGACGTGCAGGTACAGTAATAACTAGAGAAGGTTTAAATATATTAGGTCATATAACAATGGGTTAAATGGTATCGTAAGTTTGTACCATTTAACCCATTGTTACTTAAAGTATTATATTTAATTGTTATTAATTATTAAAATATTATAAAAAATGTTGATAAGAATTTAATGTATTACTGGTGCTTTAGTGATTTGTTGGATATGGGATAAAGAAGTTGCCAGAAATGAAATAACTAATAATGGTAAAATTGAATTTAAATTATTTAATATTTGGTATAATTTAACTAAATATTTTGTTCCAATATTATTAATATTTGTATTTTTAACTGCTACTGGAATTTTAAGAATATAATATGGCATGTAATTTGCATTAATATATTATTGTATATTATAAGCTTAAGTTAATATATTGTTGTATAATATATATAAGGTCACTATTATAATATTATAATTTTAAATTTATTACTAAAAACAAATTGATGAAAAGGAGGATATTACATGAGAAAGCTATTGACAGGGAATGAAGCCATAGCTCTTGGAGCTTATGAAGCTGGTATTCACTACGCTGCTGCATACCCAGGGACCCCAAGTACAGAGATATTAGAAAACTTAGCTAAATACAAAGAAGAAATAATTGCAGAATGGGCACCAAATGAAAAGGTTGCAGTAGAATCAGCTTTAGGTGCTTCTATATATGGAGCAAGATCTCTTGCTGCTATGAAGCATGTAGGCTTAAATGTGGCTGCAGATCCATTTTTTTCTTCAGGTTATACAGGAGTTAATGGAGGATTAGTACTTATTACTGCAGATGATCCTGGATTACATTCATCTCAAAATGAGCAAGATAATAGGTATTATGCAAAATTTGGTAAGGTTGCTATGGTAGAACCAAGTGATAGTCAAGAAGCTAAGAATATGGTAAAGATTGCTATGGAAATAAGTGAAAAATTTGATACTCCTGTTTTAATGAGATTGACCACTAGGGTATGTCATAGTAAATCTTTAGTAGAAGTAGGAGAAAGGGAAGAAGTTCCTATAAGACCATACAAGAAGAATTTAGGTAAATATTATTTAGCTCCAGCAGTTGCTAAACAATTGCATGTAAAAGTAGAAGAAAGACTAAAAAAATTAGAAGAGTTTTCTAATGAAACAGATTTAAACTATGTTGAATGGAATGATAAAAAAATAGGAATAATTTCATCTGGTATAGCTTTTCAATACGCTAAAGAAGTGTTTAAAGATAAAGCATCCTATTTAAAACTTGGTTTTACTAACCCTCTTCCAATGGATAAGATAAAAAAATTTGCTGAAGAAGTAGAAACATTATATGTAGTAGAAGAATTAGAACCTTTCATAGAAGAACAAGTTAAAGCTGCTGGTATAGATTGTATAGGGAAGGATAAGATCCCCAATGTTTGGGAATTAAATCCGGAAATTGTAGAAAAATCTTTACTTGGTAAGGAACGTGAAGTTATTGAGTATGATAAATCTATTGTAGTAAATAGACCACCTACTCTATGTGCAGGCTGTCCTCATAGAGCGTTTTTCTACGAATTAAGTAAAAGAAAAGATACTATAATAACTGGAGATATTGGATGCTATACATTAGGAGGTGCAGAGCCTTTAAATGCAATGGATACCACAATATGTATGGGCGCTAGTATTAGTGCCGGGCATGGTATGGAGAGATTAATAGATGGATACGATGATAATAAGAGAGTAGTAAGTGTTATTGGAGATTCTACTTTCTTCCATTCGGGGATGACTAGTTTACTAGATGTAGTATATAACAAAAGTAATACAATTACCTGTGTACTTGACAATAGAATAACAGCTATGACTGGTCATCAAGATCATCCAGGAACTGGTTATACTCTTCAAGGCGAACCTACTAAAATGGCAAACATTGCTGAAATTGCAAAAGCTTTAGGAATAGAACATGTAAAAACTGTAAATCCATTGGAATTAAAAGAACTTAAAGCAGCTTTTGACTGGGCTTATAGCCTTGATGAACCTTCAGTAATAATTTCAAGATGGCCTTGTGCCCTTAAGAGATTGTCTGAATACGATAAGAAAGAATTTGACTATAAACCAGGGAAATGCGAGGTAGATCAAGAAAAATGTATTGGATGTAAAATTTGTGTAAATACTGGATGTCCTGCAATATATTTTGATAAAGAAGCTAAAAAATCTAGCATTAATGCTGCACAATGTGTAGGGTGTGAGTTATGTATGCAAGTATGTCCTGTTAAAGCAATAAGCGAGGTGGGTGAATAAAATGGCAGAAACAAAGAGTATATTATTGGTAGGAGTAGGAGGGCAAGGAACAATTCTTGCTAGTAGAATTTTATCTGAAGGACTTGTTGAAGCAGGTTATGATGTTAAAATGTCTGAGATTCATGGTATGGCTCAAAGAGGAGGAAGTGTTTCTACACAAGTAAGATATGGAGATGAGGTTTTTTCACCTATTATTGGTAGAGGAGAAGCAGATGTATTAGTTTCTTTTGAGGCTATGGAAGCTTTGAGATGGTTAGAGTATTTAAAACCAGATGGAAAAGTTGTAGTAAATAATTATAAAATTCCTTCAGCTCCAATACTTATGGGAAAAGAAGAGTATCCAGAAGGGGTAATAGATATTATAAAAAATAAAGCTGATACTAGTATTATAAATGCAGCAGAAATTGCAGAAGAATTAGGAAATATGAAGGTTATGAATATAGTATTGCTTGGAGCGTTAGTTGAAGCAATGAATTTATCTGATATTGATTGGGAAAAAACGATAAAAAATAATATAAAAGAAAAATTTATTGACATAAACTTAGAAGCATTTGAAAGAGGGAAAAATGCTATATAATTATTAACTTAAATTATAATATAAAAGTTTTGTAAGGAGAGTGATTATGATAATCAATAATTTTGATCAATTAATAAAAAAAGTTAGTAAATTTGAAAAAAAAAGAAAAGTAGCAGTAGCAGTTGCAGAAGATGCTCATACTTTAGAAGCAGTATTTAAAGCCAAAGAGGAAGGAATTGTAGATCCTATACTTATTGGGAATAAAAGAAAAATAGATGAGATTTTAAATAATACAAACTATTCTTTTGATGATAATCTTATTATAGATGCTAAAGATGAAAAAGCTGCTGCTTATAAATCTGTTGAATTAGTAAATATAGGCGAAGTTGATTTTATAATGAAAGGGAAAATTCAAACTGCTGATCTTTTAAAAGCTGTTGTTGATAAAGAAAAAGGAATTAGAACAGACAAACTTATGTCGCATTTTGCAATTTTAGAAGTTCCCACTTATCATAAATTATTGGTTATTACTGATGGCGGTATGGTAATGTATCCTGATCTTGAAGAAAAAAGGAAGATAATAGAAAATGCAGTAGATGTTATGCTATCCCTTGGTTACAAAGAACCTAAAGTTGGAGTTTTAGCAGCAGTGGAGAATGTTAATCCAAAAATGCCAGAAACAGTAGATGCAGCAGAATTAAAGAAGATGAATCAAAAAGGAGAGATAAAAAATTGCATTATAGAAGGTCCAATATCCTATGATTTATCTGTAAACAAAGAATCTGCAGAGATAAAGGGTTTTAACAGTCCAGTTGCTGGGGATGTGGATATATTATTGGCTTCTAATATAACTGTAGGTAATGTTTTGGCAAAGTCTCTTATATATTCAGGTAATTCTAAAATGGCAGGATTTATTGTTGGTGCTAAAGCTCCAATTGTATTAACATCAAGAGGTTCTTCAACAGAAGAAAAGTATTTATCTCTAGTTTTATCTGCAGCTTCAGTTTAAAATTTGTAATGGTATGTTTTATATTAAGTTATTACTTTGAATTGATATATTAAAATATAAAGGAGAATGATAATATGTCAAAAAGTTTATTTAGAAAAGAATTATCAAAATTACAACCTTATGTACCTGGTAAGCCTATAGAGGAGGTACAAAAGGAATACGGTTTAACTGATGTTGTAAAACTAGCATCTAATGAAAATCAATTAGGACCATCTCCAAAGGCAGTTGAAGCTGTAAAAAATGAGTTAAAAAATTTAAATATTTATCCAGATGCTGGTGCTATGGAATTAAGACATGCATTAGCTGAAAAATATGGATTAGAGTATGAAAATATAGTTGTGGGAAATGGTGGAGAACAAGTACTACAGATAATTGCTCAAACTTTTATAAATACTGGCGATGAAGCGATTATGGCTGATACTACTTTTGGTATATACTCTAATAGTGTAACTCATATGGGGGGAATACCAGTAGAAATTCCTCTTACAAAAGATTACAAACATGATTTTAAAGCTTTTGTTGAGAATGTAAACGATAAAACTAAATTAATATATGTATGTAATCCAAATAATCCTATACCAAATATAATGGCAAAAGAAGAGATTAATTATCTAGTTGACAATGTACCAGAAGATGTGGTTATTGTATTTGATGAAGCATATTATGATTTTGCTAGGGTTAATCCAGATTACCCTGAAACTTTAGAAATATTGAATAAAAGACCAAATACTATTATTTTAAGAACTTTCTCTAAAGTGAGTGGTTTAGCAGCTGTACGTGTAGGATTTGCCCTTACATCAAAAGAGATTGCTACAGAAATGAGTAAAGTTAAAGGTGTATTTAATGTGAATAGACTTGCTCAAGTTGCAGCCCTTGCTGCATTAGAAGATCAAGAGCATATTGACAAGACAGTTGAATTAAATTATAAATCTTTGAAAATAATGGAGGAAGCTTTTGACGACTTAGGACTTGAGTATGTAAAATCTAATGCTAATTTTACATGGGTTAATATTGGAATTAGTTCAAAAGATGTTTTTGAAGAACTTTTAAAACGAGGAGTAATAATAAGACCAGGACATTTATGGGGATGGGATAATTGGTTAAGAGTTAGTACTGGTACAGTAGAACAGACTGAAAAATTTATAACTGAACTTAAAAATATATTAAATAAATAAATTTAGTACTATAAGATATATGAAAGGAGTCAGATAATGAGCTATAAAATACTGGCTATTAACCCTGGTTCAACTTCTACAAAGATAGCTTTATATGAAGATGAAAAAGAAGTTTTTACTGAAACTATAGAGCATCCTGTTGAAGTTATTGAAAAATTTGAAAATGTTCAAGATCAATACGAAATGAGAAAAGACTTAGTGATGTCTTTTTTAAAAGAAAAAGGTGTTAATATCAATGAATTATCTGCTGTAGTGGGAAGGGGGGGCATGCTCCCCCGAGTAAAATCAGGTGCCTATGTAGTTAATGAAACAATGCTTGATACCCTTAAAAACAAACCAGCTATGGAACATGCTTCAAATTTAGGAGCACCTATTGCATATGCAATAGCACAAGCTGCTGGAGTTAAAGCATATATATATGATTCGGTAAGAACAGATGAATTGCATGATATAGCAAGAATTTCTGGTATACCAGAAATAGAAAGGACAAGTACTTCTCATGTATTAAATACTAGAGCTATGGCTATAAAAGCAGCTAAAAAATACGGGAAGAAATATCAAGACATGAATTTTGTTGTTGCCCACTTGGGGGGAGGAATATCTTTAAATGTTCATGAAAAGGGACAAATAGTAGATATTATTTCTGATGACGAAGGTCCTTTTTCCCCTGAGAGAGCAGGTAGATTACCTTGTACAGCCCTAATTGAATTGTGCTATTCTGGAAAATATGATAAAAAAACTATGCTAAAAAGAATAAGGGGAAATGGTGGATTAAAAGCTTATCTAGGTACAGTAGATGCTCGGGAAGTTGAAAAGATGATTGAATCTGGGGATGAAAAAGCAAAACTTATATATGAAGCAATGGCTTATCAAATTGCTAAAGGTATAGGAGAGCTTGCAACAGTTCTAGAAGGGAAAGTAGATTTAATTATTTTAACAGGAGGAATTGCTTATTCTAAATTAATTACTTCATGGGTTAAGAAACGTGTTGAATATATTGCACCAGTAGAAATAATGCCGGGAGAGAATGAAATGGAATCTTTAGCATATGGAATATTGAGAGTATTAAAAGGGGAAGAAAAAGCTAGAGAATATATCGAATAATATAATATTTCTTGTACTTGAACTTATACTAGTGCAATGATAAAATTAATGTGATAATTAAAATATTCACAAATATAAGTAATTGCTTTAAAAAGGTTTTCATTAACAAATCAAGGGAGGTAATATTTAATGTCAAAAGAAAATTTAAATCCATTGGAGAGTGCTCAAAGGCAAGTAAAAGCTGCTTGTGATGCTTTAAAACTAGAACCAGCAGTGTATGAAATATTAAAAGAGCCTCTAAGAACGATTGAAATATCTATTCCAGTTAGAATGGATGATGGTACTACAAAGGTATTTAAAGGATACAGGGCTGTACACAATGATGCTATAGGACCTGGTAAAGGTGGAGTTAGATTTCATCCAGGAGTAAATATCAATGAAGTAAAAGCTTTGTCAGTGTGGATGACATTTAAATGTGGAGTTATGGGCGTACCTTATGGAGGAGGAAAAGGTGGCGTAATTGTAGATCCTTTAAGCTTATCTCAAGGAGAGTTGGAAAGATTGTCCAGAGGTTACATACAAGGACTATATAAATATTTAGGTGAGAAAATAGATATACCTGCACCTGATGTAGGAACAAATGGGCAGGTAATGGCTTGGATGGTAGATGAATACAATAAATTAACTGGACAATCCTCTCTTGGAGTTGTAACTGGAAAGCCGGTAGCATGGGGCGGATCTGAAGGGAGAAATGAAGCTACAGGGTTTGGAGTATCTGTTATAGCTAGAGAGGCAGCTAAAAGATTAGGTATAGATATAAAAGGTGCTAAAGTTGCAGTTCAAGGTTTTGGAAATGTTGGTTCATATACTGTTAAAAATGTTCAAAAACAAGGAGCAAAGATAGTAGCTGTAGGTGAATGGGCACCATCAGTAGGAACTTATGCATTATACAATGAAGAAGGCTTAGATTTTGAAGATATGAAAGCTTATATGGATGAACATAAAAATTTAGTAGATTATCCAAAAGCTAAACAGATTTCTCTTGATGAATTTTGGGAATTAGAAGTAGATATACTTATACCAGCTGCTTTAGAAAATGCAATTACAGTTGAAGTTGCAGAAAAAATAAATGCCAAATTAATATGTGAAGCAGCTAATGGTCCAACAACTCCTGATGCAGATGAAATACTTAAAAAAAGAGGTATTCCTGTTACTCCAGATATACTAACAAATGCAGGTGGTGTTACAGTATCTTATTTTGAATGGGTACAAAATTTATATGGATATTATTGGAGTGAAAAAGAAGTAGAAGAAAAACAAGAAGTAGAAATGGTTAAAGCATTTAATGATATATGGGCATTAAAAGAGAAATACGATGTTACAATAAGAGAAGCAGCTTATATGTTGTCAGTTAAAAAAGTTGCTGATGTGATGAAATTAAGAGGTTGGTACTAATTTAATATATAATGGGATAATGAGGACGGTTTTTACCGTCCTATTTTTTTGCTTAATTTCTATATCCTTTATTACTTTTGTTTTTCAGCTTTACATTAAAAAAAGATGACAATAAAGGCGAAAAATATCAAAAAAAGGTATTTTTTATATAAAAATAGAATTAATAGAGACAATAAAAAGGAATATATTAGGCAATTAAATGGTAGCAAAAAAATGGACAAATTTAGTAAAATAATGAGTAGTAAGACGTATGGTAAAAAAATGAAAAGTAAAACTATAGGAATAATAATTATAAAATTCTTATAAATTTGTTAAGTTTAAATATTCTCCCACTAATTTTACTTGAAGACAAATTAGTGGGAGAATATTTAAATAGAAAAGTCAGATTATTTAAAACTTTAATGCATATATTCGACATACTAATTAGGAAACTTTATATTAAAATGGTAAGTTATAAAATTAATTTATAAACTTATTATAAGGGGAGAGGATGATACAGAAATGGCTACAGAATCATTAGAGGTGAAGGGGATTAAAGATTTAATTAAGTTTAGAAAAATTCATGATATTGTTATGACAGAAAAAAGTTTGCCTTATAGGATTTTTTTAGCTCAAATTGAAGGGAAACAATTTTTAGCTTATGAAGCTTTGGAGTTAGTATATGTAATTAAAGGAACGGTAAAAATTCAAACTAGAGAAGGGATTAAAAAATTAACGAAAGGAGATTTTTACATAATTGACAGCAGTAAAGCCTATAGTATACTTTCTGGAAATGAAGATACTATAATTATATTTTTACAAATAGAACCAGATTATTTAGAAGAAAAATTTGGTATATCAAAGAATACTACTTTTTTAGGAAATTTAGACAACATGGAAATTAATGAAAATATCATATATTCACTTGGACTTTTATATATAGAAAGTTTAGATGTTGAAAGTGGATATTATTGTTGCATTAATAGATTAACAGATTTAATTAATGATATTGAACCATATATGGTTGAAAGTACATGTGGTGAATATGAAAATAAAAAAGAAACCATTGAATCTATAATTTTTGATATTGTTGAAAAATATGCTCATAATGTTAATGAAAACATTACCTTAGAGAGAATGGCTCAAGAATATAATGTTAGTTATTCTTATTTGTCAAGAATGTTTAAAGAAATTACAGGCATGAATTTTACTAGATTTTTTTTAAATCAGAAATTATATAAAGCAATAGATTTATTATTAAATACAGAAAAAACAATTACAGAAATAGCTATTTGTAGCGGATTTTCTGATATAAAATCATTAAATAGAGAATTCAATAGGACATTTGGTATGCCACCTACTAGTTTTAGACGACAATATGAGTATATTAATAAAAATATAGAAAATTATATACAAAATATACTTTATTGGGATGAATCAGTACAAGAGTTTATTGAAATAATAAAAAAAGAAAAACGAAATAGGTATGTAAAAAAGGATGTAGAAATCAAAAATTATATCGTAGATATGTATTCTAATATAGGAATAAATCAAAGAACATGGGGAAATGTTATTGATTTAAATTGTATAACAGGTAATGATATTGAAAAATTAGACAATATTTTAAGGAAATTTAAACCCAAAAGTGTGGTTATTAAATTTAAGTTTGTGAATGATAATTTTTTATTAGTTACTTGTGATGGGGAATTAAGGAAATTATCAAAATTAGAATTTAATCAATTAATAAAAATATTAAATGATAATTATGTAAACCCTATTATTCAGATAGATTTTATGTCTCAAAATATGGGGAAATTTCTTAATGATGAATATGCTTTTCATCAAGAATGCTACTTTTCAATGATGAAAATGTTAGATATTATATCTGCAATTGTAGGTGTATCCTTATTATCAAAATGGAAATTTGAATTGTATATTCCTAATATAAATAGATTAATTTTAAATGATAATTTTTCAAAATTAATATTTAGTCATATAGATAATTTCATAAATATACTAGAAGATAAATTTGGACAAGCTTCATATAATTGGGGCCTATACATAGGAGAGATAAATATTTGTCATGAACATGAAGAAGAATTAGAGTTTTTAAAGAAACTCAGAAAAATATCAAATCAACCTCAATTTTATGATATAGAGTTAGTTTATGATGATTATATTATTGAAAAAAAGGGTTTACATTATTTAGGAGAAAAATTAAATTGCGTAGTGAAAGAGATTAATTCATATTTACAATATGATAAAAATATTAATGAGCAAAATATACTTGCTTCATTTAATCACATAGTTAGTGACAGTAAGTTTTTAGAAGAACATAGGAATTTTTATTATATTTTATTTTTAAACTTAGTGTTGCCTACTATGAAACAAAAAGATTTATATATATATTCTTATAATTTAATTGATGAGGAAGAAAAAACAAAAAGAACTCAAAGTATATTTTGTGAAGAATTTGGTATAAAACTGCCTTTTTATTATATTTTAGAATTTATTGGAGAATTGGGAGAAGACATATTGTGGATGGGAGACGGCTGTTTTGCTACTAAAAATGGCAGTGATATAGTAATACTTTTATATAGTAATTTCAATGAGTATAACAAATATGTTGATAATATATTTACTAGTACTAAAAATGGGAAAATAGGAATAGAAAAAAAGATGGTATTAGATATAAGAGGATTAAAAGGCAAATATAAGATTACAGAATATAGACTGGATCATAAAAATAGTATGTTTTATAAGGAATTTTTAGATAAAACAGGTTTAAATAGTTTAACAGAAGAAGAAAGAATATATATACAAAGTAAAGCTATACCAGAAATGAAAGTTAGCTCTTCTAATGGGAAAGACCGTTTGATTTATCAAACTAAATTAAAATTTTTAGATGTAGGGCTAATAAGATTACAGCAAATATGCACTAAATGTAAAAAATAGAAATTAAAAAAATTATGAATGAACAGTACAAAAGTAAACATTAATCGACAGCAATAAAGAATTAAAATATCAAAAAAAGGTAAATTTATGAAGAAACTAAAATAATTAAAACAAAAAAAGTAAATATAAAAGACAATAAACTGGTAGTAAAGATATGTATAAGTTTAGTAATATTCATATGGACATATGTAAGTATAAAAATGAATGGAATGATTAAATTATGATAAAAAAATTTGTAATACTTATATTAACTATATTGGGATTTATAGTAGGATACAATATGTCAAAAGTAATAAATAAGATGATTTTATGGAAAGAAAAAAAGAAAAATAAAACCTATACCATAAGTCGTCCAGAATATCCTAAAGACAAATGGATAAACGGGTTGGTAATTTCATTAGGCATATTTTTAGCATTTTATTATTTGGAAATATACGAAGCAGTATTAGCATCTATAATATGTATATCAGCAGTATTTGGTGTAAGAATTGATGAAAGGATTAGGATAATCCCCAATGAACTAGTATTGTTTATAATGATACTTGGAATTGTACATCAATTATTAACTAATGGAATAAGAGGATTGGGAAGTGGATTTTTAGCATTGATTATCACAGGGGCAATATTTTTCCTATCAGCTTTTGTAACAAGATTCTTTTCAGGTTCTATTGGTGTAGGAGCAGGAGACATAAAGTTGGCTATGGCATTATCCATAATTATGGGATTGGAAAACATGTCTATATTTCTAATAGGAATAGTACTATTTTTAGTAGTGTATTTATTAATTGGATTTTTTACCAAAACCATAGCTATTGGAAGTTCATTTCCAATGTGTATTCAAATCATGGGAGGTAGCATAATAGCAGTATATAAGCCTATTATCATGGAAATAATAAGATTTTTTAACTAAATATTAGCATAGGAAAGAGGGTGTTTTAAGTGATATTCAATATATTTTTCAAAGAAGAAAGTGGACAAGGTATGGTAGAGTATGGATTGATATTAGCTTTAACTGCATTAATAGTTGTGGGAGCTTTGAGGTCTTTAGGGCAAAATATAGTAAAACCTATGTATGACATGGTAAAAGATGTATTTCCTTAAAAACAAAAGTAGTATTTAAAGTTCAATATTAATTTGCCAAGTGTATACACTTGGAAATAAGTGTATTTTAAATATAAATAATTTCAAATGAAAGGAGGTTGTCAAATGTTAAACTGGTTAATGAATGAAGAAAGTGGGCAGGGAATGGTAGAATATGGCTTGATATTAGCACTCATAGCTATTGTAGCTGCTCTTGCTTTAAGTCCTTTAGGGACAAAAATAGCAGATGTATTTAAAAATGTAGAAGGAAAATTAGGAGAAATTACAGATTAAGTAGCAAAATAAACATTGCAAAAAAGGAAAATAGATAATAATAACACCATAAATGCTAAGAAGCCAAAAAGCCAAAGTAAAAAGGGGATAAAATTTTATCCCCTTTAAAACACTCTTAAGGAGAAGATGTGTATGAAAAGGTTAATTAAACATGAGAAAGGTACTAGCCTTGTTGAATTTGCCTTAGTTCTTCCAATTATGCTTA
This portion of the Keratinibaculum paraultunense genome encodes:
- a CDS encoding helix-turn-helix domain-containing protein — encoded protein: MATESLEVKGIKDLIKFRKIHDIVMTEKSLPYRIFLAQIEGKQFLAYEALELVYVIKGTVKIQTREGIKKLTKGDFYIIDSSKAYSILSGNEDTIIIFLQIEPDYLEEKFGISKNTTFLGNLDNMEINENIIYSLGLLYIESLDVESGYYCCINRLTDLINDIEPYMVESTCGEYENKKETIESIIFDIVEKYAHNVNENITLERMAQEYNVSYSYLSRMFKEITGMNFTRFFLNQKLYKAIDLLLNTEKTITEIAICSGFSDIKSLNREFNRTFGMPPTSFRRQYEYINKNIENYIQNILYWDESVQEFIEIIKKEKRNRYVKKDVEIKNYIVDMYSNIGINQRTWGNVIDLNCITGNDIEKLDNILRKFKPKSVVIKFKFVNDNFLLVTCDGELRKLSKLEFNQLIKILNDNYVNPIIQIDFMSQNMGKFLNDEYAFHQECYFSMMKMLDIISAIVGVSLLSKWKFELYIPNINRLILNDNFSKLIFSHIDNFINILEDKFGQASYNWGLYIGEINICHEHEEELEFLKKLRKISNQPQFYDIELVYDDYIIEKKGLHYLGEKLNCVVKEINSYLQYDKNINEQNILASFNHIVSDSKFLEEHRNFYYILFLNLVLPTMKQKDLYIYSYNLIDEEEKTKRTQSIFCEEFGIKLPFYYILEFIGELGEDILWMGDGCFATKNGSDIVILLYSNFNEYNKYVDNIFTSTKNGKIGIEKKMVLDIRGLKGKYKITEYRLDHKNSMFYKEFLDKTGLNSLTEEERIYIQSKAIPEMKVSSSNGKDRLIYQTKLKFLDVGLIRLQQICTKCKK
- a CDS encoding prepilin peptidase; the protein is MIKKFVILILTILGFIVGYNMSKVINKMILWKEKKKNKTYTISRPEYPKDKWINGLVISLGIFLAFYYLEIYEAVLASIICISAVFGVRIDERIRIIPNELVLFIMILGIVHQLLTNGIRGLGSGFLALIITGAIFFLSAFVTRFFSGSIGVGAGDIKLAMALSIIMGLENMSIFLIGIVLFLVVYLLIGFFTKTIAIGSSFPMCIQIMGGSIIAVYKPIIMEIIRFFN
- a CDS encoding Flp family type IVb pilin, with protein sequence MIFNIFFKEESGQGMVEYGLILALTALIVVGALRSLGQNIVKPMYDMVKDVFP
- a CDS encoding Flp family type IVb pilin, with the protein product MLNWLMNEESGQGMVEYGLILALIAIVAALALSPLGTKIADVFKNVEGKLGEITD